Genomic segment of Synergistaceae bacterium:
TGCCGAAACCGTGAACAGAAATTTTTAATTTTTCGGGGTCAAGTCCTTTCAAGCGCATTAACTCGAATGCACAAGCCGCCAAGCCTCGCCCGGTTGCTTCTGTACGTCCTTTAGCGCCCCAGTAATCGATCGGTTTTCCTGTCAACATTGCGGGTTCAAAGTGTCCGAGCATTTTGCAAATTGTGTCCATGATCCAGACCATTTCTTGGCCGCCTGTATACATGTCAGGTGCTGGAATATCGCTCCAACGTCCGATAATGGGAGCAATTCTCGCGCCGAAGGTTCTCGACATTCTTTCTTTCTCGCGACGTGTTAATTTCGTAGGATCGCAGCAAATTCCGCCCTTGCCTCCGCCGTAAGGAATGCCCGCAAGTGAACATTTCCAAGTCATAATCATTGCAAGCCCTTCGCATTCGTCGCCGCTTACATCAAGAGCATAACGTATACCGCCTTTTGACGGCCCCAAAGCTGTAGAGTGCTGGATTCTATATCCTTTGAAAACTTGAACGCTGCCGTCTTCCATTTCAACCGGTACAGAGACATCGAGTCTTCGTTCGGAATAACTTAACATTGATATTAAACTTTCGCTTAAATGCATTTCGTCGGCTGCTGCGTAGAAATCGCGTAACGCCGTATCAAGTAATAAATTCGTGGATCTTCTTCTTTCTGTCATTACAATAAACACCTTCAAATAGTTAGACAATTTAAAATTTTTTCTCAAAACGGTTGCAGATTTTACGCGCCGAAATTTATTTTGTCAAATTTTGAGTTGTGCAGATACATTTTTTGTTAGCTTATATGATACAATCTTGAGCGTTCATAAAATTTTTACTGGAGCGTTGAGAATGACAGAAGCAGCAAAAATAAATCATGACGCATTAAAGACTCTCAGGGACGACATAGAATGCAAAACAGGCTTTAGAATCGTGAAAATCGAAGACGGCCTCGCAATTAGTGAGCTTGATTTACAGGAAGAACATTTTAACCCTTACGGCATACCATATGGCGGAGTGTTATTCACTATGGCGGACGATACATCTGGATTAGCTTTTATCAGTGCAGGAGGGAACGGCGTAACAGTAAACGGCCATGTTGATTATTTACGAGGTTCGAGGGACGCGCAAAAATTAATCTGTACCGCAAAAGTGAGAAAAGCCGGCAGAAGAATCCATTATATTGACGCTGATATAGTAAATGAAAAAGGGTTAGACCTCTGCCGATTTAAATTCGTGTTTCTTAATCTTGACAGTTAAGCTGCTGAGTCGTTCATAATTTCTATGAATGCGCCGAGTCTTGTTTCGATTTGGCCGCTGTCAGTTGTCGAGAAATCTGTATCAAGCCTCAAATACGGCAGCTTTAAATCATTTTGCGCAATTTGCATAGTGTTATATGCTTCAACCGCGAAAGTGTGGCACCCCTGCAAAATTATTTCTATAACGCCGTTGACTTGATATTCATTTACGAGAGATTTTATGTCATCAAAGCGCGCATTATTAGGACTCATGACTGAGCAGTTAATCTTCAAGTAACGTTCGGCAAGTGCTTTATAAGGGTCGTTATTATTCTCGTCGACAAGAAATTTTTGCGTTCTCGGCCCTGCACAGTTATCGGCGCAAACGTAATCGGCTCCGAGTTCCTCAAGACGCTTTATGACTTTATCGCGCACTCCTGCATTAGGACAGCCTGTAATTAAGACTCTTGGGCGGTTATCTGCATTTTCGCGGACTCGTTCTCTAAATTCGCGGGTGATTCTCTTAACTTTCTCGATTAAGTCATCATCAGTAAAATGAAAGTCTATGCTCTCTGCGACTGTGCTTAATTCATAACCTGACACGGGAGAAGGCTTAATTTTTGCGACCTCGTACAAATCTACTATTGCACGGCGTAATTTATTGCGGTAAACAATAGCTTCATGCAATTTTTCGGGAGTGATAGTAACGTCAAATAATTTTTCGAGGAATCTTGCAGCACGTTTAATTTCGG
This window contains:
- a CDS encoding Glu/Leu/Phe/Val dehydrogenase; this encodes MTERRRSTNLLLDTALRDFYAAADEMHLSESLISMLSYSERRLDVSVPVEMEDGSVQVFKGYRIQHSTALGPSKGGIRYALDVSGDECEGLAMIMTWKCSLAGIPYGGGKGGICCDPTKLTRREKERMSRTFGARIAPIIGRWSDIPAPDMYTGGQEMVWIMDTICKMLGHFEPAMLTGKPIDYWGAKGRTEATGRGLAACAFELMRLKGLDPEKLKISVHGFGNVASYAAKFLQEAGSTIVAISDTTGTYYNPKGINIAKAFEYVNRDPQQRGRKLEGFESEGCEKLGVNDAILLDCDFLLPCALQGVINQDTASKVKAKYILEGANSPTTPEGEEILKDAGVIVVPDFLANSGGVIGSYFEWAQNLQGFSWTEAEYNERLVNLMKENFNRVWDYAQDKKVTMRRSAYIAAIKRVADIVALRGVYL
- a CDS encoding PaaI family thioesterase; protein product: MTEAAKINHDALKTLRDDIECKTGFRIVKIEDGLAISELDLQEEHFNPYGIPYGGVLFTMADDTSGLAFISAGGNGVTVNGHVDYLRGSRDAQKLICTAKVRKAGRRIHYIDADIVNEKGLDLCRFKFVFLNLDS
- a CDS encoding 2-hydroxyacyl-CoA dehydratase; protein product: MLSLPKNFETFNDARKKSFMSLYEAKQSGKKVIGCFCSYTPLEIINAAGAISVGLCGKSEQGIPEAETRLPKTLCPLIKASYGMAISDQCPFFYFSDGILAETTCDGKKKMYELMSLIKPVHVMNLPQGRDQELALESWTAEIKRAARFLEKLFDVTITPEKLHEAIVYRNKLRRAIVDLYEVAKIKPSPVSGYELSTVAESIDFHFTDDDLIEKVKRITREFRERVRENADNRPRVLITGCPNAGVRDKVIKRLEELGADYVCADNCAGPRTQKFLVDENNNDPYKALAERYLKINCSVMSPNNARFDDIKSLVNEYQVNGVIEIILQGCHTFAVEAYNTMQIAQNDLKLPYLRLDTDFSTTDSGQIETRLGAFIEIMNDSAA